The proteins below are encoded in one region of Lactuca sativa cultivar Salinas chromosome 3, Lsat_Salinas_v11, whole genome shotgun sequence:
- the LOC122197086 gene encoding LOW QUALITY PROTEIN: protein Ycf2 (The sequence of the model RefSeq protein was modified relative to this genomic sequence to represent the inferred CDS: inserted 2 bases in 2 codons; deleted 3 bases in 3 codons; substituted 1 base at 1 genomic stop codon): MSTPSSRVHCRYLYPNPLTNLPILKNDYTKSEYASNSESDFVKKKLAQYHVSHLFSRNKSAISLQNCAQFHMWQFRQDLFVSWGKNPPESDLLRNVSRENLIWLDNVWLVNKDRFFRKVRNVSSNIQYDSTRSSFVQVRDSSQLKGSSDQSRDHFDSISNEDSEYHTLINQREIQQLKERSILWDPSFLQTEGTEIESNRFPKCLSGYSSMSRLFTEREKQMINHLLPEEIEEFLGNPTRSIRSFFSDRWSEFHLGSNPTERSTRDQKLLKKQQDLSFLRRSENKEMVNLFKIITYLQNTVSIHPISSDSGCDIVPKDEPDMDSSNKISFLNXNPFFDLFHLFHDRNRGGYTLQHDFESEERFQELAGLFTLSITEPDLVYHKRFAFSIDSYGLDPKQFLNGVFNSRYEWKTASLLVLLVLLPIFYEENESFYRRIRKKRVPISCGNDLEEPKPKIVVFASNNIMEAANQYRLIRNLIQIQHSTHRYIRNVLNRFFLMNRSDRNFKYGIQRDQIGKDTLNHRTLMKYMINQHLSNLKKSQKRWFDPLIFFSRTKRSMNRDPDAYRYKWSTGSKNFQEHFVSEQKSRFQVVFDRLRINQYSIDWSEVIDKKDLSKPLRFFLSKLLLFLSNSLPFLFVSFGNIPIHRSEIYIYELKGPNDPQFLESIGLQIVHLKKLKPFLLDDHETCQKSKFLINGGTISPFLFNKIPKWMIDSFHTRNNRRKSFDNTDSYFSMIFHDQYNWLNPVKSFHRSSLRSSFYKANQLRFLNNPHHFCFYCNKRFPFYVEKARINNYDFTYGQFLNILFIRNKIFSLCVGXKKHAFWGRDTISAIESQVSNIFIPKAFPQSGDETYNLYKSFHFPSRSNPFVRRAIYSIADISGTPLTEGQIVNFERTYCQPLSDMNLSDSEGKNLYQYLNFNSNMGLIHTPCYEKYLPSEKRKKRSLCLKKCVEKGQMYRTFQRDSAYSTLSKWNLFQTYMLWFLTSTGYRYLKFLFLDTFSDLLSILSSSQKFVSIFHDIMHGSNISWRILQKKFCLPQRNLISEISSKCLHNLLLSEEMIHRNNESPLISTHLTNVREFLYAILFLLLVAAYLACTRLLFVFGASSELQTEFEKVKYLMIPSSMIELRKLLDRYPTSEPNSFWFLKQLGDSLGGNMLLGGGPAYRVKSMRSKKKYLNINLIDIIDVISIIPNPINRITFSRNTRHLSHTSKEIYSLIRKRKNVNGDXIDDKIESWVANSDSIDDEKREFLVQFSILTTEKRIDQILLSLTHSEHFSKNDSGYQMIEQPGAIYLFFS; this comes from the exons ATGTCGACTCCGTCTTCTAGGGTTCACTGTCGATATTTATATCCAAACCCTTTGACGAATCTTCCGATTCTAAAGAACGATTACACAAAATCAGAATATGCTTCAAACTCCGAAAG cgattttgttaaaaaaaaactaGCACAATATCATGTTTCCCATCTCTTCTCGAGAAACAAGTCGGCTATTTCTTTACAAAATTGTGCTCAATTTCATATGTGGCAATTCCGCCAAGATCTCTTCGTTAGTTGGGGGAAGAATCCGCCCGAATCGGATCTTTTGAGGAACGTATCGAGAGAGAATTTGATTTGGTTAGACAATGTGTGGTTGGTAAACAAGGATCGGTTTTTTCGCAAGGTACGGAATGTATCGTCAAATATTCAATATGATTCCACAAGATCTAGTTTCGTTCAAGTAAGGGATTCTAGCCAATTGAAAGGATCTTCTGATCAATCCAGAGATCATTTTGATTCCATTAGTAATGAGGATTCGGAATATCACACATTGATCAATCAAAGAGAGATTCAACAACTAAAAGAAAGATCGATTCTTTGGGATCCTTCCTTTCTTCAAACGGAAGGAACAGAGATAGAATCAAACCGATTCCCGAAATGCCTTTCTGGATATTCCTCAATGTCCCGGCTATTCACGGAACGTGAGAAGCAGATGATTAATCATCTGCTTCCAGAAGAAATTGAAGAATTTCTTGGGAATCCTACAAGATCCATTCGTTCTTTTTTCTCTGACAGATGGTCAGAATTTCATCTGGGTTCGAATCCTACTGAGAGGTCCACTAGAGATCAGAAATTGTTGAAGAAACAACAAGATCTTTCTTTTCTCAGGCGATCGGAAAATAAAGAAATGGTTAATCTATTCAAGATAATTACGTATTTACAAAATACCGTCTCAATTCATCCTATTTCATCAGATTCGGGATGTGATATCGTTCCGAAGGATGAACCGGATATGGACAGTTCCAACAAGATTTCATTCTTGA AAAATccattttttgatttatttcatCTATTCCATGACCGGAACAGGGGAGGATACACGTTACAACACGATTTTGAATCAGAAGAGAGATTTCAAGAACTGGCAGGTTTATTCACTTTATCAATAACCGAGCCGGATCTGGTGTATCATAAGAGATTTGCCTTTTCTATTGATTCCTATGGATTGGATCCAAAACAATTCTTGAATGGGGTATTCAACTCCAGGTATGAATGGAAAACGGCATCTTTATTGGTTTTATTGGTTCTACTTCCTATTTTTTATGAAGAGAATGAATCTTTTTATCGAAGGATCAGA AAAAAAAGGGTCCCGATCTCCTGCGGGAATGATTTGGAAGAGCCAAAACCAAAAATAGTGGTATTTGCTAGCAACAACATAATGGAGGCAGCCAATCAATATAGATTGATCCGAAATCTGATTCAAATCCAACATAGCACCCATAGGTACATAAGAAATGTATTGAATCGATTCTTTTTAATGAATAGATCCGATCGCAACTTCAAATATGGAATTCAAAGGGATCAAATAGGAAAGGATACTCTGAATCATAGAACTCTAATGAAATATATGATCAACCAACATTTATCGAATTTGAAAAAGAGTCAGAAGAGATGGTTTGAtcctcttatt tttttttctcgaaCCAAGAGATCCATGAATCGGGATCCTGATGCATATAGATACAAATGGTCCACTGGGAGCAAGAATTTCCAGGAACATTTCGTTTCTGAGCAGAAGAGTCGTTTTCAAGTAGTGTTCGATCGATTACGTATTAATCAATATTCGATTGATTGGTCTGAGGTTATCGACAAAAAAGATTTGTCTAAGCCACTTCGTTTCTTTTTGTCCAAGTTGCTTCTTTTTTTGTCTAACTCACTTCCTTTTTTGTTTGTCAGTTTCGGGAATATCCCCATTCATAGGTCTGAGATCTACATCTATGAATTGAAAGGTCCGAATGATCCACAGTTTTTAGAATCAATAGGTCTTCAAATCGTTCATTTGAAAAAATTGAAACCCTTCTTATTGGATGATCATGAGACTTGCCAAAAATCTAAATTCTTGATCAATGGAGGAACAATATCACCATTTTTGTTCAATAAGATACCAAAGTGGATGATTGACTCATTCCATACTAGAAATAATCGCAGGAAATCCTTTGATAACACGGATTCCTATTTCTCAATGATATTCCACGATCAATACAATTGGCTGAATCCCGTGAAATCATTTCATAGAAGTTCATTGAGATCTTCTTTTTATAAAGCAAATCAACTTCGATTCTTGAATAATCCACATCACTTCTGCTTCTATTGTAACAAAAGATTCCCCTTTTATGTGGAAAAGGCCCGTATCAATAATTATGATTTTACGTATGGACAATTCCTCAATATCTTGTTCATTCGCAACAAAATATTTTCTTTGTGTGTCG AAAAAAAACATGCTTTTTGGGGGAGAGATACTATTTCAGCAATCGAGTCACAGGTATCTAACATATTCATACCTAAGGCTTTTCCACAAAGTGGTGACGAAACGTATAACTTGTACAAATCTTTCCATTTTCCAAGTCGATCCAATCCATTCGTTCGTAGAGCTATTTACTCGATTGCAGACATTTCTGGAACACCTCTAACAGAGGGACAAATAGTCAATTTTGAAAGAACTTATTGTCAACCTCTTTCAGATATGAATCTATCTGATTCAGAAGGGAAGAACTTGTATCAGTATCTCAATTTCAATTCAAACATGGGTTTGATTCACACTCCATGTTATGAGAAATATTTACCATCCGAAAAGAGGAAAAAACGGAGTCTTTGTCTAAAGAAATGCGTTGAGAAAGGGCAGATGTATAGAACTTTTCAACGAGATAGTGCTTATTCAACTCTCTCAAAATGGAATCTATTCCAAACATATATGCTATGGTTCCTTACTTCGACAGGGTACAGATAtctaaagtttttatttttagataCTTTTTCAGACCTATTGTCGATACTAAGTAGCAGTCAAAAATTTGTATCCATTTTTCATGATATTATGCATGGATCAAATATATCATGGCGAATTCTTCAGAAAAAATTCTGTCTTCCACAAAGGAATCTAATAAGTGAGATTTCGAGTAAGTGTTTGCATAATCTTCTTCTGTCTGAAGAA ATGATTCATCGAAATAATGAGTCACCATTGATATCGACACATCTGACAAATGTTCGGGAGTTCCTCTATGCAATCCTTTTCCTTCTTCTTGTTGCTGCATATCTCGCTTGTACACGTCTTCTCTTTGTTTTCGGGGCCTCTAGTGAGTTACAGACAGAGTTCGAAAAGGTCAAATATTTGATGATTCCATCATCTATGATTGAGTTGCGAAAACTTCTGGATAGGTATCCTACATCTGAACCGAATTCTTTCTGGTTTCTGAAACAATTAGGAGATTCTCTAGGTGGCAACATGCTATTGGGTGGTGGTCCCGCTTATAGGGTCAAATCAATGCGCTCTAAGAAGAAATATTTGAATATAAATCTCATCGATATCATCGATGTCATAAGTATCATACCAAATCCCATCAATCGAATCACTTTTTCGAGAAATACGAGACATCTAAGTCATACAAGTAAAGAGATCTATTCAttgataagaaaaagaaaaaacgtGAACGGGGACTAGATTGATGATAAAATAGAATCCTGGGTTGCAAAC
- the LOC111907327 gene encoding protein FAR1-RELATED SEQUENCE 5-like, whose translation MGDEVPDVNTHIYQEQYFASDDEDGIEDFDFPDNDTLNDSRFEIGESSNSNLGKDANHVEDENHLVDEDIEVNIDFTEGQSHDTHDYVSPGGTLYWTPIVSDDIKPKVTSKFDSYEKVVAMYRNYALESGFDVRLGRVKKRKMGLLHIDIWYEIGKEIFIHNMSTQNIGPVKAHRPYSALLVGPSVRGGLVSDFKNVRRNLNCYIGGRDAKFLVDKMNDRKKNVSSFTFEYKVLNKRLNALFWDDETTKYKYNSFRDVVSLDATFSVIWFLFRSLALITTKKCVTFGAGLLIKEDGVSYEWLLRAFLKAFRKQPQLFISDQDPALKKAIDTVFPSAHHRLCMWHITKKLPNKILSIEDAATNQKFRKRFHSIIWNYKSEPHDFENVWHTMLKEFKITDNSCMNTMYGMRRYWIPAFFKHILMSGLMRTTSLSESQNWSFQTTTLTGSYLIMLMMTFDSVMERQRHNKILNDFNTATNFPKFITRSPNEPHASKKKNNITTMQPTDVDVDEKDEEYNYDCLIRDTEYMVTHSTKDGSFKCTCMHFEHVGILCRHIFCVFKYYGIEQLPEKYILKRWRRDVIPTELLRRWFTNSFDDSNSNMTAIDIFNTVDHYDCPNHEVPTRIEHFNKLLGVVVPDVVSDVNDIQNPSDIRNKGCGSRGKRLKSKKEMIEKEISKPKTKCTICKQMAHHDKRNCPSNNVQT comes from the exons ATGGGCGATGAAGTACCAGATGTCAACACTCATATTTATCAGGAACAATATTTTGCTAGTGATGATGAAGATGGAATTGAAGATTTCGATTTTCCTGATAATGATACACTAAATGATAGCAGGTTTGAAATAGGAGAAAGCAGTAATTCTAATCTAGGTAAG GACGCAAATCATGTAGAAGACGAAAATCATTTGGTTGATGAAGATATAGAGGTTAATATTGATTTCACTGAAG GACAATCACATGATACACATGATTACGTTTCACCTGGTGGCACATTGTATTGGACCCCGATTGTTTCAGACGATATCAAACCAAAAGTGACATCAAAATTTGATTCATATGAAAAAGTTGTAGCAATGTACAGAAACTATGCATTAGAATCTGGCTTTGATGTCAGGCTTGGAAGAGTCAAAAAACGAAAAATGGGATTATTACATATAGACATTTGGTATGAAATCGGGAAG GAAATTTTCATTCATAATATGTCAACGCAAAATATTGGTCCTGTAAAAGCACATAGACCATACAGTGCTCTTCTGGTCGGTCCTTCGGTTCGAGGTGGATTGGTTTCTGATTTCAAGAATGTTAGGAGAAATTTGAATTGTTACATAGGTGGGAGGGACGCAAAATTCCTTGTTGACAAGATGAATGACAGGAAGAAAAATGTCTCATCATTTACTTTTGAGTATAAAGTCTTGAACAAAAGATTGAATGCTCTATTCTGGGATGATGAAACAACAAAGTATAAGTACAATTCGTTCAGAGACGTTGTATCACTCGATGCCACATTCA gtGTGATATGGTTTTTGTTCCGTTCACTGGCATTGATAACCACAAAAAAATGTGTAACATTTGGTGCTGGACTTTTAATTAAAGAAGATGGAGTTTCTTATGAATGGTTGCTTAGAGCTTTTTTGAAAGCTTTTAGAAAACAACCTCAATTGTTTATATCTGACCAAGATCCAGCTTTAAAGAAAGCTATTGATACCGTTTTCCCGTCGGCACATCATAGGTTATGTATGTGGCATATTACTAAGAAGTTGCCAAATAAG ATTTTATCAATTGAAGATGCAGCCACCAATCAAAAATTCCGCAAGCGTTTTCACTCTATAATTTGGAATTATAAGTCGGAACCACATGACTTCGAAAATGTATGGCACACGATGTTAAAGGAGTTTAAAATTACAGATAATAGTTGTATGAATACCATGTATGGTATGCGAAGATATTGGATTCCTGCATTTTTCAAGCACATTCTAATGTCTGGTCTTATGCGAACTACATCACTGTCTGAAAGTCAGAATTGGTCATTCCAAACAACTACATTAACCGGTTCTTATCTTATCATGTTGATGATGACATTTGATTCAGTCATGGAACGACAAAGACATAATAAAATTCTCAATGATTTTAATACTGCCACAAATTTTCCTAAATTCATTACCCGTAGTCCGAATGAACCTCATGCTTCAAAG AAAAAAAACAACATAACCACTATGCAACCAACTGATGTCGATGTTGATGAAAAAGACGAGGAATACAATTACGATTGTCTTATAAGAGATACTGAATACATG GTCACACACTCAACAAAAGACGGTTCATTCAAATGTACTTGTATGCATTTTGAACATGTCGGGATCTTATGCAGACACATATTTTGTGTGTTTAAGTACTATGGCATCGAACAACTTCCTGAAAAGTACATTCTAAAACGTTGGCGCAGGGATGTTATTCCAACAGAATTACTTAGAAGATGGTTCACTAATTCTTTTGACGATTCTAATTCCAACATGACTGCTATTGATATCTTCAACACAGTTGACCATT ATGATTGTCCAAATCATGAAGTACCAACCAGAATAGAACATTTCAACAAGCTTCTAGGCGTGGTAGTTCCTGATGTAGTATCTGATGTTAATGATATTCAGAATCCTTCAGATATTCGGAACAAAGGATGTGGCAGTCGTGGGAAAAGATTAAAATCTAAAAAAGAGATGATTGAAAAAGAAATCTCGAAACCGAAGACAAAGTGTACTATATGTAAACAGATGGCTCATCATGACAAAAGAAATTGTCCTTCAAATAACGTCCAAACATAG